From Zalophus californianus isolate mZalCal1 chromosome 16, mZalCal1.pri.v2, whole genome shotgun sequence, one genomic window encodes:
- the KDM6B gene encoding lysine-specific demethylase 6B isoform X3 → MHRAVDPPGARAAREAFALGGLSCAGAWSSCPPHPPPRSAWLPGGRCSASIGQPPLSAPLPPSHGSSSGHPNKPYYAPGTPTPRPLHGKLESLHGCVQALLREPAQPGLWEQLGQLYESEHDSEEAIRCYHSALRYGGSLAELGPRIGRLQQAQFWNFHAGSCQHRAKVLPPLEQVWNLLHLEHKRNYGAKRGGPPVKRAAEPPVVQPVPPAALSGPSGDEGMSPGGKRRRGCSSEQTGLPPGLPLPPPPLPPPPPPPPPPPPPPPLPGLATSPPFQLSKPGLWSTLHGDVWGPERKGSAPPERQEQRHPLPHPYPHPAPAYTAHPPGHRLVPAAPPGPGPRPPGAESHGCPPATRPPGSDLRESRVQRSRMDSSVSPAATTACVPYAPSRPPGLPGTTTSSSSSSNTGLRGAEPSPGIPGADHYQTPALDVSSHQGRLGPSAHSSRKPFLAAPAATPHLSLPPGPPSPPPPPCPRLLRPPPPPAWLKGPACRAAREDGEILEELFLGAEGRPRPPPPPLPHREGFLGPPAPRFSVGTQDSHTPPAPPATSSSNHGSHSSSPTGPVSFPPPPYLARSLDPLPRPPSPTLSPQDPPLASLTLALPPAPPSSCHQNTSGSFRRPESPRPRVSFPKTPEVGPGPTPGPLNKAPQPAPPRAGELPARGPRLFDFPPTPLEDQFEEPAEFKILPDGLANIMKMLDESIRKEEEQQQQGAGVGPPPPLKEPFPSLQPPFPSDTAPAAATATAATAAQGEEKKPPPALPPPPPLAKFPPPPPPPPPPLPPAASPASLLKSLASVLEGQKYCYRGTGAAVATRPGPLAATQYSPGPPSGATAPPPPSAAPSAQGSPQPSASSSSQFSTSGGPWARERRAGEEPAPGPMTPAPPPPPLPLPPARSESEVLEEISRACETLVERVGRSATDPAGPVDTAGLADTAGLADSGTERLLPPAQAREESGGAGAAAGPGSGKRRQKEHQKEHRRHRRACKDSVGRRPREGRAKTKAKAPKEKSRRVLGNLDLQSEEIQGREKARPDLGGASKAKPPTAPAPPPAPAPSAQPTPPSATGPGKKVREEAPGPPGVSRADMLKLRSLSEGPPKELKIRLIKVESGDKETFIASEVEERRLRMADLTISHCAADVVRASKNAKVKGKFRESYLSPAQSVKPKINTEEKLPREKLNPPTPSIYLESKRDAFSPVLLQFCTDPRNPITVIRGLAGSLRLNAGGGERRARGGGAHAGAAAVGRELGSDGHAADLALRELPFPHHHCQVCAVPGFVLPGVPPGGEGERRRGVRGARQHHRNPSHQRAGPEEPSHHQVWHQHRPV, encoded by the exons ATGCATCGGGCAGTGGACCCTCCAGGGGCCCGCGCTGCACGGGAAGCCTTTGCCCTTGGGGGCTTGAGCTGTGCTGGGGCCTGGAGCTCCTGCCCGCCCCATCCCCCTCCTCGTAGCGCATGGCTGCCTGGAGGCAG GTGCTCTGCCAGCATCGGGCAGCCCCCActctctgctcccctgcccccttcaCATGGCAGTAGCTCTGGGCACCCTAACAAACCGTATTATGCTCCAGG GACCCCCACCCCGAGACCCCTCCATGGGAAGCTGGAATCCCTGCATGGCTGTGTGCAGGCATTGCTCCGAGAGCCGGCCCAGCCAGGGCTGTGGGAGCAGCTCGGGCAGCTGTACGAGTCGGAGCATGACAGTGAGGAGGCCATTCGCTGCTACCACAGCGCCCTTCGATACGGAGGAAGCTTGGCTGAGTTGGGACCCCGCATCGGGCGACTACAGCAG GCCCAGTTCTGGAACTTTCATGCCGGCTCCTGCCAGCACCGAGCCAAGGTCCTGCCCCCCCTGGAGCAAGTGTGGAACTTGCTGCACCTCGAG CACAAGCGGAACTACGGGGCCAAGCGGGGAGGTCCCCCAGTGAAGCGAGCCGCTGAACCCCCAGTGGTCCAGCCTGTGCCTCCGGCCGCGCTGTCGGGCCCCTCGGGGGATGAGGGCATGAGCCCTGGAGGCAAGCGCAGGAGAGGGTGCAGCTCTGAGCAG ACCGGCCTTCCTCCAGGGCTGCCGCTGCCTCCACCCccactgccgccgccgccgcccccgccgccgcccccgccgccccccccacccctgcccggcCTAGCCACCAGCCCTCCATTTCAGCTGAGCAAGCCAGGGCTGTGGAGTACCCTGCATGGAGATGTCTGGGGCCCCGAGCGCAAGGGTTCGGCACCCCCGGAGCGCCAG GAGCAGCGGCACCCGCTGCCCCACCCGTATCCGCACCCAGCTCCGGCCTACACCGCGCACCCCCCTGGCCACCGGCTGGTCCCGGCCGCACCCCCAggccccggcccccgccctcCAGGAGCAGAGAGCCATGGCTGCCCGCCTGCCACCCGTCCCCCCGGAAGTGACCTTAGAGAGAGCAGAGTTCAGAGGTCGCGGATGGACTCCAGCGTTTCACCAGCAGCAACCACCGCCTGCGTGCCTTACGCCCCTTCCCGGCCCCCCGGCCTCCCCggcaccaccaccagcagcagtagcagcagcaaCACCGGTCTCCGGGGCGCAGAGCCGAGCCCAGGCATC CCCGGCGCTGACCATTACCAAACTCCCGCGCTGGACGTCTCCTCTCACCAAGGCCGCCTGGGGCCCTCGGCACACAGCAGTCGGAAACCGTTCCTGGCGGCTCCCGCTGCCACTCCTCACCTGTCCCTGCCGCCCGGCCCGCCCTCACCTCCTCCACCGCCCTGTCCCCGCCTCCTGcgccccccaccgccccctgcCTGGCTGAAGGGCCCGGCCTGCCGGGCAGCCCGCGAGGACGGGGAGATCTTAGAGGAGCTCTTCTTGGGGGCTGAGGGacgcccccgccctcccccaccacccctcccccaccgcgAGGGCTTCTTGGGGCCTCCGGCTCCCCGCTTTTCTGTGGGCACTCAGGATTCGCacacccctcccgcccccccagccACCAGCAGCAGCAACCATGGCAGCCACAGCAGCAGCCCCACGGGGCCTGTGTCCTTCCCCCCGCCTCCCTATCTGGCCAGAAGTTTGGACCCCCTTCCCcggccccccagccccactctgAGCCCCCAGGACCCACCTCTTGCCTCCTTGACTCTTGCCCTGCCTccagctcctccctcctcctgccaccaAAATACCTCAGGAAGCTTCAGGCGCCCGGAGAGCCCTCGGCCCAGGGTCTCCTTCCCAAAGACCCCCGAGGTGGGGCCGGGGCCGACCCCAGGCCCCCTGAATAAAGCCCCCCAGCCTGCGCCGCCCAGGGCTGGGGAGCTGCCTGCCCGAGGCCCGCGGCTCTTCGATTTTCCCCCTACCCCGCTGGAGGACCAGTTTGAGGAGCCAGCTGAATTCAAGATCCTCCCTGACGGGCTGGCCAACATCATGAAGATGCTGGACGAATCCATTCgcaaggaggaggagcagcaacAACAGGGGGCAGGCgtgggccccccgccccccctgaAGGAGCCCTTCCCATCTCTGCAGCCTCCGTTCCCCAGTGACACAGCCCCGGCCGCCGCCACGGCCACGGCTGCCACCGCCgcccagggagaggagaagaagccACCACCAGCCCTGCCGCCCCCGCCGCCTCTAGCAAAGTTCCCGccaccgcccccgccgcccccaccgCCGCTCCCCCCAGCAGCCAGTCCGGCCAGCCTGCTCAAATCCTTGGCCTCCGTGCTGGAGGGACAGAAGTACTGTTACCGGGGCACTGGAGCGGCTGTTGCCACCCGGCCCGGGCCCTTGGCCGCCACTCAGTATTCCCCCGGTCCCCCGTCAGGTGCTACCGCCCCGCCGCCCCCCTCAGCGGCCCCCAGCGCCCAGGGCTCCCCGCAGCCCTCCGCTTCCTCGTCATCTCAGTTCTCTACCTCAGGCGGGCCCTGGGCCCGGGAGCGCAGGGCGGGCGAAGAGCCAGCCCCGGGCCCCATgacccccgccccgccgcccccacccctgcctctgccccctgctcggTCTGAGTCTGAGGTGCTAGAAGAGATCAGTCGGGCTTGTGAGACCCTCGTGGAGCGGGTGGGCCGGAGCGCCACAGACCCGGCGGGCCCGGTGGACACGGCAGGCCTGGCGGACACGGCGGGCCTGGCGGACAGTGGGACCGAGCGACTGCTGCCTCCCGCCCAGGCCCGGGAGGAGAGTGGCGGGGCAGGGGCGGCAGCAGGACCAGGCAGCGGCAAGCGGCGGCAGAAGGAGCACCAGAAGGAGCATCGGCGGCACAGGCGGGCCTGTAAGGACAGCGTGGGTCGGCGGCCCCGAGAGGGCAGGGCAAAGACCAAGGCCAAGGCCCCCAAAGAAAAGAGCCGCCGGGTGCTGGGCAACCTGGACCTGCAGAGCGAGGAGATCCAGGGGCGCGAGAAGGCCCGGCCCGATCTTGGCGGGGCCTCCAAGGCCAAGCCACCCACCGCTCCGGCCCCCCCACCAGCTCCTGCGCCCTCTGCCCAGCCCACGCCCCCCTCAGCTACCGGGCCTGGGAAGAAGGTCCGGGAGGAAGCCCCAGGGCCACCAGGTGTCAGCCGGGCTGACATGTTGAAGCTGCGCTCACTTAGTGAAGGGCCCCCCAAGGAGCTGAAGATCCGTCTTATCAAGGTAGAGAGTGGCGACAAGGAGACCTTTATTGCCTCTGAGGTGGAAGAGCGGAGGCTGCGCATGGCAGACCTCACCATCAGCCACTGCGCCGCTGACGTCGTGCGTGCCAGCAA gAATGCCAAGGTGAAAGGGAAGTTTCGAGAGTCCTACCTTTCCCCAGCCCAGTCTGTGAAACCGAAGATCAACACTGAGGAGAAGCTGCCCCGCGAAAAACTCAACCCGCCCACCCCCAGCATCTAT CTGGAGAGCAAACGGGATGCCTTCTCGCCAGTGCTGCTGCAGTTCTGTACGGACCCTCGAAATCCCATCACCGTGATCCGGGGCCTGGCGGGCTCCCTGCGACTCA ACGCTGGTGGAGGCGAGCGGCGAGCACGCGGTGGAGGTGCGCACGCAGGTGCAGCAGCCGTCGGACGAGAACTGGGATCTGACGGGCACGCGGCAGATCTGGCCCTGCGAGAGCTCCCGTTCCCACACCACCATTGCCAAGTATGCGCAGTACCAGGCTTCGTCCTTCCAGGAGTCCCTCCAG gaggagaaggagagcgAAGACGAGGAGTCCGAGGAGCCCGACAGCACCACAGGAACCCCTCCCAC CAGCGCGCCGGACCCGAAGAACCATCACATCATCAAGTTTGGCACCAACATCGACCTGTCTGA
- the KDM6B gene encoding lysine-specific demethylase 6B isoform X4 → MHRAVDPPGARAAREAFALGGLSCAGAWSSCPPHPPPRSAWLPGGRCSASIGQPPLSAPLPPSHGSSSGHPNKPYYAPGTPTPRPLHGKLESLHGCVQALLREPAQPGLWEQLGQLYESEHDSEEAIRCYHSALRYGGSLAELGPRIGRLQQAQFWNFHAGSCQHRAKVLPPLEQVWNLLHLEHKRNYGAKRGGPPVKRAAEPPVVQPVPPAALSGPSGDEGMSPGGKRRRGCSSEQTGLPPGLPLPPPPLPPPPPPPPPPPPPPPLPGLATSPPFQLSKPGLWSTLHGDVWGPERKGSAPPERQEQRHPLPHPYPHPAPAYTAHPPGHRLVPAAPPGPGPRPPGAESHGCPPATRPPGSDLRESRVQRSRMDSSVSPAATTACVPYAPSRPPGLPGTTTSSSSSSNTGLRGAEPSPGIPGADHYQTPALDVSSHQGRLGPSAHSSRKPFLAAPAATPHLSLPPGPPSPPPPPCPRLLRPPPPPAWLKGPACRAAREDGEILEELFLGAEGRPRPPPPPLPHREGFLGPPAPRFSVGTQDSHTPPAPPATSSSNHGSHSSSPTGPVSFPPPPYLARSLDPLPRPPSPTLSPQDPPLASLTLALPPAPPSSCHQNTSGSFRRPESPRPRVSFPKTPEVGPGPTPGPLNKAPQPAPPRAGELPARGPRLFDFPPTPLEDQFEEPAEFKILPDGLANIMKMLDESIRKEEEQQQQGAGVGPPPPLKEPFPSLQPPFPSDTAPAAATATAATAAQGEEKKPPPALPPPPPLAKFPPPPPPPPPPLPPAASPASLLKSLASVLEGQKYCYRGTGAAVATRPGPLAATQYSPGPPSGATAPPPPSAAPSAQGSPQPSASSSSQFSTSGGPWARERRAGEEPAPGPMTPAPPPPPLPLPPARSESEVLEEISRACETLVERVGRSATDPAGPVDTAGLADTAGLADSGTERLLPPAQAREESGGAGAAAGPGSGKRRQKEHQKEHRRHRRACKDSVGRRPREGRAKTKAKAPKEKSRRVLGNLDLQSEEIQGREKARPDLGGASKAKPPTAPAPPPAPAPSAQPTPPSATGPGKKVREEAPGPPGVSRADMLKLRSLSEGPPKELKIRLIKVESGDKETFIASEVEERRLRMADLTISHCAADVVRASKNAKVKGKFRESYLSPAQSVKPKINTEEKLPREKLNPPTPSIYLESKRDAFSPVLLQFCTDPRNPITVIRGLAGSLRLNAGGGERRARGGGAHAGAAAVGRELGSDGHAADLALRELPFPHHHCQVCAVPGFVLPGVPPGGEGERRRGVRGARQHHRNPSHRAGPEEPSHHQVWHQHRPV, encoded by the exons ATGCATCGGGCAGTGGACCCTCCAGGGGCCCGCGCTGCACGGGAAGCCTTTGCCCTTGGGGGCTTGAGCTGTGCTGGGGCCTGGAGCTCCTGCCCGCCCCATCCCCCTCCTCGTAGCGCATGGCTGCCTGGAGGCAG GTGCTCTGCCAGCATCGGGCAGCCCCCActctctgctcccctgcccccttcaCATGGCAGTAGCTCTGGGCACCCTAACAAACCGTATTATGCTCCAGG GACCCCCACCCCGAGACCCCTCCATGGGAAGCTGGAATCCCTGCATGGCTGTGTGCAGGCATTGCTCCGAGAGCCGGCCCAGCCAGGGCTGTGGGAGCAGCTCGGGCAGCTGTACGAGTCGGAGCATGACAGTGAGGAGGCCATTCGCTGCTACCACAGCGCCCTTCGATACGGAGGAAGCTTGGCTGAGTTGGGACCCCGCATCGGGCGACTACAGCAG GCCCAGTTCTGGAACTTTCATGCCGGCTCCTGCCAGCACCGAGCCAAGGTCCTGCCCCCCCTGGAGCAAGTGTGGAACTTGCTGCACCTCGAG CACAAGCGGAACTACGGGGCCAAGCGGGGAGGTCCCCCAGTGAAGCGAGCCGCTGAACCCCCAGTGGTCCAGCCTGTGCCTCCGGCCGCGCTGTCGGGCCCCTCGGGGGATGAGGGCATGAGCCCTGGAGGCAAGCGCAGGAGAGGGTGCAGCTCTGAGCAG ACCGGCCTTCCTCCAGGGCTGCCGCTGCCTCCACCCccactgccgccgccgccgcccccgccgccgcccccgccgccccccccacccctgcccggcCTAGCCACCAGCCCTCCATTTCAGCTGAGCAAGCCAGGGCTGTGGAGTACCCTGCATGGAGATGTCTGGGGCCCCGAGCGCAAGGGTTCGGCACCCCCGGAGCGCCAG GAGCAGCGGCACCCGCTGCCCCACCCGTATCCGCACCCAGCTCCGGCCTACACCGCGCACCCCCCTGGCCACCGGCTGGTCCCGGCCGCACCCCCAggccccggcccccgccctcCAGGAGCAGAGAGCCATGGCTGCCCGCCTGCCACCCGTCCCCCCGGAAGTGACCTTAGAGAGAGCAGAGTTCAGAGGTCGCGGATGGACTCCAGCGTTTCACCAGCAGCAACCACCGCCTGCGTGCCTTACGCCCCTTCCCGGCCCCCCGGCCTCCCCggcaccaccaccagcagcagtagcagcagcaaCACCGGTCTCCGGGGCGCAGAGCCGAGCCCAGGCATC CCCGGCGCTGACCATTACCAAACTCCCGCGCTGGACGTCTCCTCTCACCAAGGCCGCCTGGGGCCCTCGGCACACAGCAGTCGGAAACCGTTCCTGGCGGCTCCCGCTGCCACTCCTCACCTGTCCCTGCCGCCCGGCCCGCCCTCACCTCCTCCACCGCCCTGTCCCCGCCTCCTGcgccccccaccgccccctgcCTGGCTGAAGGGCCCGGCCTGCCGGGCAGCCCGCGAGGACGGGGAGATCTTAGAGGAGCTCTTCTTGGGGGCTGAGGGacgcccccgccctcccccaccacccctcccccaccgcgAGGGCTTCTTGGGGCCTCCGGCTCCCCGCTTTTCTGTGGGCACTCAGGATTCGCacacccctcccgcccccccagccACCAGCAGCAGCAACCATGGCAGCCACAGCAGCAGCCCCACGGGGCCTGTGTCCTTCCCCCCGCCTCCCTATCTGGCCAGAAGTTTGGACCCCCTTCCCcggccccccagccccactctgAGCCCCCAGGACCCACCTCTTGCCTCCTTGACTCTTGCCCTGCCTccagctcctccctcctcctgccaccaAAATACCTCAGGAAGCTTCAGGCGCCCGGAGAGCCCTCGGCCCAGGGTCTCCTTCCCAAAGACCCCCGAGGTGGGGCCGGGGCCGACCCCAGGCCCCCTGAATAAAGCCCCCCAGCCTGCGCCGCCCAGGGCTGGGGAGCTGCCTGCCCGAGGCCCGCGGCTCTTCGATTTTCCCCCTACCCCGCTGGAGGACCAGTTTGAGGAGCCAGCTGAATTCAAGATCCTCCCTGACGGGCTGGCCAACATCATGAAGATGCTGGACGAATCCATTCgcaaggaggaggagcagcaacAACAGGGGGCAGGCgtgggccccccgccccccctgaAGGAGCCCTTCCCATCTCTGCAGCCTCCGTTCCCCAGTGACACAGCCCCGGCCGCCGCCACGGCCACGGCTGCCACCGCCgcccagggagaggagaagaagccACCACCAGCCCTGCCGCCCCCGCCGCCTCTAGCAAAGTTCCCGccaccgcccccgccgcccccaccgCCGCTCCCCCCAGCAGCCAGTCCGGCCAGCCTGCTCAAATCCTTGGCCTCCGTGCTGGAGGGACAGAAGTACTGTTACCGGGGCACTGGAGCGGCTGTTGCCACCCGGCCCGGGCCCTTGGCCGCCACTCAGTATTCCCCCGGTCCCCCGTCAGGTGCTACCGCCCCGCCGCCCCCCTCAGCGGCCCCCAGCGCCCAGGGCTCCCCGCAGCCCTCCGCTTCCTCGTCATCTCAGTTCTCTACCTCAGGCGGGCCCTGGGCCCGGGAGCGCAGGGCGGGCGAAGAGCCAGCCCCGGGCCCCATgacccccgccccgccgcccccacccctgcctctgccccctgctcggTCTGAGTCTGAGGTGCTAGAAGAGATCAGTCGGGCTTGTGAGACCCTCGTGGAGCGGGTGGGCCGGAGCGCCACAGACCCGGCGGGCCCGGTGGACACGGCAGGCCTGGCGGACACGGCGGGCCTGGCGGACAGTGGGACCGAGCGACTGCTGCCTCCCGCCCAGGCCCGGGAGGAGAGTGGCGGGGCAGGGGCGGCAGCAGGACCAGGCAGCGGCAAGCGGCGGCAGAAGGAGCACCAGAAGGAGCATCGGCGGCACAGGCGGGCCTGTAAGGACAGCGTGGGTCGGCGGCCCCGAGAGGGCAGGGCAAAGACCAAGGCCAAGGCCCCCAAAGAAAAGAGCCGCCGGGTGCTGGGCAACCTGGACCTGCAGAGCGAGGAGATCCAGGGGCGCGAGAAGGCCCGGCCCGATCTTGGCGGGGCCTCCAAGGCCAAGCCACCCACCGCTCCGGCCCCCCCACCAGCTCCTGCGCCCTCTGCCCAGCCCACGCCCCCCTCAGCTACCGGGCCTGGGAAGAAGGTCCGGGAGGAAGCCCCAGGGCCACCAGGTGTCAGCCGGGCTGACATGTTGAAGCTGCGCTCACTTAGTGAAGGGCCCCCCAAGGAGCTGAAGATCCGTCTTATCAAGGTAGAGAGTGGCGACAAGGAGACCTTTATTGCCTCTGAGGTGGAAGAGCGGAGGCTGCGCATGGCAGACCTCACCATCAGCCACTGCGCCGCTGACGTCGTGCGTGCCAGCAA gAATGCCAAGGTGAAAGGGAAGTTTCGAGAGTCCTACCTTTCCCCAGCCCAGTCTGTGAAACCGAAGATCAACACTGAGGAGAAGCTGCCCCGCGAAAAACTCAACCCGCCCACCCCCAGCATCTAT CTGGAGAGCAAACGGGATGCCTTCTCGCCAGTGCTGCTGCAGTTCTGTACGGACCCTCGAAATCCCATCACCGTGATCCGGGGCCTGGCGGGCTCCCTGCGACTCA ACGCTGGTGGAGGCGAGCGGCGAGCACGCGGTGGAGGTGCGCACGCAGGTGCAGCAGCCGTCGGACGAGAACTGGGATCTGACGGGCACGCGGCAGATCTGGCCCTGCGAGAGCTCCCGTTCCCACACCACCATTGCCAAGTATGCGCAGTACCAGGCTTCGTCCTTCCAGGAGTCCCTCCAG gaggagaaggagagcgAAGACGAGGAGTCCGAGGAGCCCGACAGCACCACAGGAACCCCTCCCAC CGCGCCGGACCCGAAGAACCATCACATCATCAAGTTTGGCACCAACATCGACCTGTCTGA